The following nucleotide sequence is from Streptomyces sp. NBC_00239.
CGTGCGCGAAGGCACGCTCCGGCAGCGCCGCGTACCCGACCACCAGCCCCTCCCGCGACGGCGACCCGGCCGCCCCGGGGTGCCGGTACCCGGACAGACCGTCCAGCGCGACCCCCTCCGCGGCGGCCGCCGCCACGGCCGCCCGCTCGGTACCCGCCGGCAACTCCAGCACCGCGTGCAACCCGGCCGCGATCCCGGTCACCCGCACCGCCGGGACCCGTTCGGCGAGGACGGACACGAGCCGGTCGCGCCGGTCCCGGTACCCCTGCCGCATCCGCCGCACGTGCCGGTCGTACGCCCCGCAGACCAGGAACTCGGCGAGCGTGAGCTGCTCCAGCGCGCTCGCCCAGGACTCCCGTACGCCCTTCGCCGCGAGCACCTCGTCCACGAGCGCGTCCGGCAGGACCAGCCAGCCCAGCCGGATCGCGGGGGACAGGCTCTTGCTCAGCGAGCCCGCGTAGACGACCCGTTCGGGATCGAGCCCCTGCACGGCACCCACCGGTTTGCGGTCGAAGCGGAACTCGCCGTCGTAGTCGTCCTCCAGCAGGATCCCGTCACGGGAACGCGCCCACTCCACCGCCTCCGTACGGCGGGACGGCAGCAGCGGACCGCCCGTCGGGAACTGGTGGGCAGGCGTCAGCAGCGCGGTCCGCACCGGCCGGGGGAGCGCGGCCAGCGCGCCGGTCCGGGCGCCCTCCCCGTCCACGGGCAGCGGATGCTGGCGGATCCCGGCCGCGTCGAGGATGCCGCGGTGGAAGCCCAGCCCGTACTCCTCCACCGCCCACGCCCCGGGCCGTACCCGGGCCAGCAGCCGCAGCCCGTTGGCGAAGCCGGAACACACCACGATCCGCTCCGGATCGGTGCGCACCCCGCGGGCCCGCGCCAGGTACTCGGCCAGCGCGTACCGCAGTTCGGGGCGGCCCCGCGGATCGCCC
It contains:
- the pdxR gene encoding MocR-like pyridoxine biosynthesis transcription factor PdxR, yielding MGNVHVSDGAAGAATALGSDLHLDLTEPGSRRTALARALREAVRSGRLAGGTRLPPYRSLALDLGIARNVVADAYAELVAEGWFTARQGSGTRVAQGVAAAPAPAAPRRPAVAGPRHDLVQGKPDPAAFPRTAWSAAARRALAAAPADAFGPGDPRGRPELRYALAEYLARARGVRTDPERIVVCSGFANGLRLLARVRPGAWAVEEYGLGFHRGILDAAGIRQHPLPVDGEGARTGALAALPRPVRTALLTPAHQFPTGGPLLPSRRTEAVEWARSRDGILLEDDYDGEFRFDRKPVGAVQGLDPERVVYAGSLSKSLSPAIRLGWLVLPDALVDEVLAAKGVRESWASALEQLTLAEFLVCGAYDRHVRRMRQGYRDRRDRLVSVLAERVPAVRVTGIAAGLHAVLELPAGTERAAVAAAAAEGVALDGLSGYRHPGAAGSPSREGLVVGYAALPERAFAHALDALTAALTRATAPPRP